The nucleotide sequence AACTGGTGCAGGCCCGCGTCAAGGGCACCGGCCCCGGCATGGAGCCGCCACCCGAGGCGCGGCTCGTCGACGGCTGGTTTCAATGGCAGCCCGCGCGTGCGCCGATGCAGGAAGTGGTGCTCGGCAATTCCGGCGCGGCAGGTGAATGGCGGCTATGCCATGACGGCAAGTGCCGGACGTTGTCGGAGATTGTCGGTCATCCGATTGGTGCTAACGTCACCAAAATGAGCATCTGCGACGAACAGCAGAAATAAGGGAGAAACGCGATGGATCGGCTCAAGGGCAAGGTTGCGATGGTGGTCGGCGCAGGTTCGATCGGGCCGGGCTGGGGCAACGGCAAGGCAACCGCGGTGACCTTTGCGCGCCAGGGCGCGCAGGTGTTCTGCGTCGATCGCAACGGCGCTGCGGCCGAGGAGACCGCGAAGATCATCACGGGTGAAGGCGGCAAGGCGACAGCGTTCACCGCCGACGTGTCGCGCGCGAGCGAGATCGAAGCGATGGTGGCGGCGTGCCTGAAGGCCTACGGCCGCATCGACGTGCTCGACAACAATGTCGGCATCGCCGAGATGGGCAGCGTGGTGGACGTGACAGAGGAGAGCTGGGACCGCGTCTTCACCGTCAACCTCAAGAGTGCCTATCTCGCCATGAAGCACGTCATTCCCGTCATGGTGAAGCAGGGCGGCGGCTCCATCATCAACATCTCCTCGATCGCCTCGATCCGCCATGTCGGGATTTCCTATGTCAGCTACAACGCCAGCAAAGCGGCGATGAACCAGTTGACGCGCTCCACCGCGATCGAGTTCGCGAAGAATCATGTGCGGGTGAACGCGATCCTGCCCGGCCTGATGAAGACGCCGATGGTGGAGCATTCCGCGGGTCTCGCGAACAGCTACGCCAAGGGCGACGTCGAAGCGATGTGGCGCGCCCGCGATGCGCAGGTGCCGATGGGGCACATGGGCGAGGCCTGGGACGTCGCCAATGCCGCACTGTTTTTAGCGTCGGACGAGTCGAAATACGTGACGGGGATCGAGCTCGTGGTGGACGGCGGGATCACCTGCAAGGCGGGGGCTTAAGCGCCGCCTCATACTCCACCGTCGTCCCGGGGCGCGCAGAGCGCGAACCCGGGACCCATAACCACAGGGAGGAGTTGCCGCGCGAGCTGGCAACTCCGAGTCTTCGCCAAACCAAATCCTGTGGTTATGGGTCCCGGATCGGCGCTCCGCTTGTCCGGGACGACAGTGGAGTGTTTGGCGATCTACTGCGCCAGCGCCAGAATCCCGCCGGCAAACGAATGCCACGCCGCGCTCTCGCTGATCGGCCAGTTCAGCACCTTCACCGCGAGCAGCGCGAGCGTGCCGGTGATGTAGACCGGATGCACGCGGCCTTCGCTGCGCCAGTCCCGCACCATGGCGACGACGAGCAGGAGCGAGGCGACCACAGCCGGCGCGATGGTGACGGGCACCGGCGGTGGACCAGGCGGTCCCGGAGGCGCCAGGAAGGTCAGGAACCAGCGCGCGATTGCGGCATCGAGGATCGAGACCGCGGCGAGCAGCATCAGGCGCTTGTGAATCTCGGGCTTCCGCGTGTTCATGATGGCGAGCACGAACACCACCGCGAAGAACGCAATCCCACTCATCGGCACGATCGAGAAGCCGATGCCGGCCTCTTTCTGCCCGAGCGCGGCGGCGTGCTGCATCACATGAACGGAGGCGAGGAAGCCGAAGATGGTCATCGCTGTCGCAAGCGACACGCCGGCGATGCCGAGCGCACGGTGATTGACCACGCGGCCCGAGGCCGCGAGCCAGGTCTGGATCACGAAATAGAGAGACCAGGTGAAGAACAAGAGTCCGTGAAAATGAATCACCGGGCTTGCGGACAAGGTCCGGTTGGCGAGCGGCACAAAATAGGTCGGTGCGAAGCCGAGAAACGCGGTGGCGGCGCAGGCCAGGGCCATGTGCAGATAAAAATATCGCGCAGGCGCCGCATCACGCGCGCGTACACGACGGTCGTCGATCAGGGTCGTCATCTCGAATGTGTCTGGAGAGGCGGGGTTTGGTTCAAACCCGTCGCCGTCCCCAGCCAAGCGCGAGCGCGGTCGGAAGGACCGCGGAGCTAACCCCCCGCGCTCAATTCTGCGCGATCGAGTTCCTCTTCGATCCGGTGAAATGCGTCGTCGCCGATCACCTCGGTGGCGCGGAGCTCGAAGATCGATTTGCGCGCGGCCTCGATGGCGCGGCGGCGCAGCGGATCGGCAGGCAATTCGCCGCTGGCGATGCCGCCGTTCGGATCGTCGTCCGCCTGCATCAGGATGGCGCGATATTCGAGCCTCAGGATTTCCGCCTCTTCCGACGGATCGTCTTCGATCGCATCGAGCGCGGCGCGATAGGCGACCGCGCGGGCGCGCGCGACCTCTCTGCCGACGGGATCGTCGTCCTTGAGGCCGAACGCCAGGATCAGCGGCCGCAGCGTCAGGCCCTGGATCACCAGCGAGCCCAGCACCACCGCGAAGGCGATGAAGACGATGAAGTCGCGATAGGGGAAGTCTTCCGGCAAGGCAAAGGCGGTGGCGAGCGTGACGAGGCCGCGCATCCCGCACCAGGAGACGATGAGGCCGCCCTTCGGCGAAGCGACGGCCCTCGGATCCTTCGGGTGATAGATCCCGTGCGCGATCAGCACCCGTAGTGTGGTGCGGTAGAACGTGATCCACAACAGCCGCACCAGGACCACGGTGAGCAGGATCCAGACCGCCGCCACGCAATATTCCCAGCGCACTTCCGCATCGAGCCGCGTCCAGATCGGCCGCATCTGCATGCCGATCAACATGAACGCGAGCACGTTGAGCACGAACACCATCGTCTCCCACACCGCATAGGACGGCACCCGCAGCCGTGCCGGCATGCGCGCCCCGGCCGTGCGCGCCATGGTGATGGCGTAGACCACGATGGTGAGGATGCCGGAGAGGCCGAGATGCTCGGCGGCGATCCAGACCATGAAAGTGGTGGCGAACTGCACGATGATCGCGCTTGGGGCTTCCGTCACGCGTTCGATGAACAGCGGGATGATGCGGCCCGCCAGCAGGCCGGCGATGACGCTGCCGACCAGCGCCAGCGCCATGGTCGGTGCGACCTGGCTCCATGTCAGATGCTCGGTGGCGACTGCGCCGACCGCGATACGATAGATCAGGAGCGCGGTAGCATCGTTGAGCAGGCTTTCGCCTTCCAGCACCTTCACCATGCGGTGAGGCAGCTTCACCTGGCTCAGGATCGCGACCGCGGCCGCGGCATCCGGAGGCGCCACGATGGCGCCGAGCGCGATGGCGGCGGCCCAGGGCATGTCAGGCATCAACCGGTGCGCGACATAGGCCACGCCGACCGTGGTCAGGCCGACCGCGGCCACCACCAGGGTCGAAACCGGAACCCAGTTGTTGCGCAAGTCGCGCAGCGAGGTGTCGAAGGCGGCATCCAGCAGGACCGGTGCGACAAAAAGCGCCAGTGCGAGGTCAGGTTCGAGCGTCCAGGACGGGCTGTTCGGCACGAAGGCGATCAGCGCGCCGCCGATGGCGAGAAAGGTCGGGTAGGGGACCTTGATACGCCGCGCCAGCGCCGATAAGGCGACGGCGCCAAGCAGAAGCGCGATGATCCATTCGAATGTCGACACAATTGTCCCCAGAACCGATTTGAGCGGCGCCACAAGCTAGCACCAATCCGGCCGTATGATGGATAGTGCGGCCTCGAGGCAAGACCTCAAGACCTTAAGACAAGACTTTCCGACTGCAACAAGCATGCGATTTCGAAATCTCATTCAATTGTCAGCGGCTGTGGCGCTCCCCTTTCTTTCGCTCAGCGCGGCCCATGCCGCGACCGGTGGGGAGCCGGCGGCCGTCGTGCAGGTGGACGTCGCGCCGTGCCTCGCCGCCAGCGCGGCCGACGACATGGACAAGGCCAATTCCGCCTGCGCTTCCGTCATCGATAACGCGAAGACGGCGAAGGCGGATCTGGTCAAGGCGCTGATCGCGCGCGGCGCGCTTCTGGCGCGGCATGATCAGATCGACCGTGCAATCGCCGACGACAGCCGCGCCCTTCTGCTCGATCCGACCCTCGCCGACCTGTTCAATGCCCGCGGCGAGCTCTGGCTGAAGAAGGGCGACAAGCCCAAGGCCGTGCAGGACTTTGGCGCGGCACTGCGGATCGATCCCAACCACGAGAAGGCCAGGGCCAATCACAAGGCGATGGCGCGCGAGCTCGAGCGGATCGGGGCGCAGATGGCGGTTGCCGGCAAGCCCAGCTTCAATTGCAGGAATGCGGCCCGGGCTGTCGAGAAGGCAATCTGCGGCAATCGCGAGCTCGCCGATCTCGACCGCGAGATTTTTGCGTCGAACGCGCGCGTGATCCGGGAGGCGCGCAGTGTCGCGGAGGCCAAGGCACTCCAGCGTGAGCAAGACGACTTTATCGCCCGCCGCAATGCGGGGTACGGCCGGCCTGAGTATGATCTGAAGAAAGCGATGCAGGAGCGCTTGCGGCGGATCAACGGAGTGGACGGGTATTGAGTTCTTCGCCTCTCCCTGCAAGGGGGACGAGGGAGCGAGACAGCTGTACGCCCCCAGCGACCGGCCGAATTGAACCGATCCCGTCCCCGCCGCGACAATGGTGAAAACCTGATGTCATGGAGCCTTCCCAATGTGCGGCACGCATCCTTCCGCGCAAATGTTCCCGTTTGCCAAGATCTCGCTTCGCACCTTGCTGCTCGGTGCCACCTTGAGCCTTGTCCTCATCGTCCCGGCCTCGGCCGGCGTCGATTGCGTGATGGGCAGCAAGGCGGCCCCGGCCGAGCTGATCACGGCCTGCAGCGCCATCATCGACCAGGCCTCAAATCCAGCGGCCGATCGCGCCACGGCCCTCTTGGTCCGTGCCGATGCCAATGCGCGGATCTCGGGCGGGCTGACGCAGGCGCTGCGCGACATCGATCGTGCCATCGCGCTCGACGGCAAGAATGCAAAGGCCTGGCGCCTGCGCGGCGACCTCTTGCGCGAGGCCGGCGGCGATCTCAACCGAGCGGCAGCCGATCTCAGCAAGGCGATCGAGCTCGATCCGCAGGATGCGGAATCCTATGAGCTGCGCGGCGTGGTCTATACCAACCAGCGCCGGCTCGACCGCGCGCTCGCCGATTACGATCAGGCGATCAAGCTGAAGCCGGATGACGCGCAGGCCTGGTCCGATCGCGGCGTGAACTACTATCTCGGCGGCGACAACGAGAAGGCGATCCGCGATCTCAGCGAGGCGCTGCGGCTCGATCCAAATCGACCGCGCAGCTACACCAATCGCGGCGCCGCCTACAAGAAGCTCGGCCAGCTCGACAAGGCGGTGGCCGATGACGGCGAGGCAATCAGGCTCGATCCGAAGGTGCC is from Bradyrhizobium xenonodulans and encodes:
- a CDS encoding DUF1850 domain-containing protein, with product MAAASADGGRGGVSLCFATAGGVKALALSAFTLVWTHSIAKVDWQEDWRVTPAGLELVQARVKGTGPGMEPPPEARLVDGWFQWQPARAPMQEVVLGNSGAAGEWRLCHDGKCRTLSEIVGHPIGANVTKMSICDEQQK
- a CDS encoding SDR family NAD(P)-dependent oxidoreductase codes for the protein MDRLKGKVAMVVGAGSIGPGWGNGKATAVTFARQGAQVFCVDRNGAAAEETAKIITGEGGKATAFTADVSRASEIEAMVAACLKAYGRIDVLDNNVGIAEMGSVVDVTEESWDRVFTVNLKSAYLAMKHVIPVMVKQGGGSIINISSIASIRHVGISYVSYNASKAAMNQLTRSTAIEFAKNHVRVNAILPGLMKTPMVEHSAGLANSYAKGDVEAMWRARDAQVPMGHMGEAWDVANAALFLASDESKYVTGIELVVDGGITCKAGA
- a CDS encoding cation:proton antiporter codes for the protein MAPLKSVLGTIVSTFEWIIALLLGAVALSALARRIKVPYPTFLAIGGALIAFVPNSPSWTLEPDLALALFVAPVLLDAAFDTSLRDLRNNWVPVSTLVVAAVGLTTVGVAYVAHRLMPDMPWAAAIALGAIVAPPDAAAAVAILSQVKLPHRMVKVLEGESLLNDATALLIYRIAVGAVATEHLTWSQVAPTMALALVGSVIAGLLAGRIIPLFIERVTEAPSAIIVQFATTFMVWIAAEHLGLSGILTIVVYAITMARTAGARMPARLRVPSYAVWETMVFVLNVLAFMLIGMQMRPIWTRLDAEVRWEYCVAAVWILLTVVLVRLLWITFYRTTLRVLIAHGIYHPKDPRAVASPKGGLIVSWCGMRGLVTLATAFALPEDFPYRDFIVFIAFAVVLGSLVIQGLTLRPLILAFGLKDDDPVGREVARARAVAYRAALDAIEDDPSEEAEILRLEYRAILMQADDDPNGGIASGELPADPLRRRAIEAARKSIFELRATEVIGDDAFHRIEEELDRAELSAGG
- a CDS encoding tetratricopeptide repeat protein — encoded protein: MRFRNLIQLSAAVALPFLSLSAAHAATGGEPAAVVQVDVAPCLAASAADDMDKANSACASVIDNAKTAKADLVKALIARGALLARHDQIDRAIADDSRALLLDPTLADLFNARGELWLKKGDKPKAVQDFGAALRIDPNHEKARANHKAMARELERIGAQMAVAGKPSFNCRNAARAVEKAICGNRELADLDREIFASNARVIREARSVAEAKALQREQDDFIARRNAGYGRPEYDLKKAMQERLRRINGVDGY
- a CDS encoding tetratricopeptide repeat protein, translated to MCGTHPSAQMFPFAKISLRTLLLGATLSLVLIVPASAGVDCVMGSKAAPAELITACSAIIDQASNPAADRATALLVRADANARISGGLTQALRDIDRAIALDGKNAKAWRLRGDLLREAGGDLNRAAADLSKAIELDPQDAESYELRGVVYTNQRRLDRALADYDQAIKLKPDDAQAWSDRGVNYYLGGDNEKAIRDLSEALRLDPNRPRSYTNRGAAYKKLGQLDKAVADDGEAIRLDPKVPEYFDNRGLTYAAMKDYDKAIADYDQALRLAPKPNFFTNRGDSYQFKGEFGAALSDYNEALKLDPNFAKTYNNRAVLHTKMGERKKALADYETALKLDPGNSNAAAGRRTMIAEIAKFGAEPLRPLAANSGNGPSFDCATARREVEKVICADPQLGVLDRQIAETYERVLKVSKGRSAGDLRKTQRDFLATRNASFGRPGYDLRKVMQDRLQRLTAMES